GCCGGTACGCTCGCGGCAGCGCCCAGTTCCGCACCCGACGGAGGTTTCCTGTGCCCGAGCTGCCCGAAGTCGAAGTCGTACGGCGGGGGCTGGAGCGCTGGGTCGCCGGACGGACCGTCGAGGCCGTGGAGGTCCTGCACCCGCGTGCGGTGCGCCGCCACCCGGGCGGCGGGGCCGATTTCGCCGCACGGCTGCGGGGGGAGACCCTCGGGGTGCCGCAACGGCGCGGGAAGTACCTGTGGCTGCCCCTGGCAGGGAGGGACCTCTCCGTGCTGGGGCACCTGGGCATGAGCGGACAGCTGCTCGTGCAGCCCGAAGGCGCCCCCGACGAGAAGCACCTGCGCATCCGGGTGCGCTTCGGCGACGACACCGGGACGGAGCTGCGCTTCGTGGACCAGCGGACCTTCGGCGGCCTCTCGCTGCACGAGACGGTCCCCGACAGCGCCGAAGCGCTGCCCGACGTCATCGCGCACATCGCGCGCGACCCCCTGGACCCGCTGTTCGACGAGGCGGCCTACCACCTCGCGCTGCGCGCCAAGCGCACCACCGTCAAGCGGGCACTGCTCGACCAGTCCCTGATCAGCGGGGTCGGGAACATCTACGCCGACGAGGCCCTGTGGCGGGCCAAGCTGCACTACGAGCGCCCCACCGGCAATCTCACGCGCCCCCGGAGCGCGGAACTCCTCGGCCATGTCCGGGACGTGATGAACGCGGCCCTCGCCGTGGGCGGCACGAGCTTCGACAGCCTGTACGTCAACGTGAACGGGGAGTCGGGCTACTTCGACCGCTCGCTCGACGCCTACGGGCGCGAGGACGAGCCCTGCCGGCGCTGCGGCACGCCGATGCGGCGCCGGCCGTGGATGAACAGGTCGAGCTACTTCTGCCCGCGCTGTCAGCGGCCGCCGCGCGTCCCGTCGTAGGCCTCCCGGGCGGTCAGGACCGCCGGCATGTTCCCCTCCAGGTACTGGATCAGCGCGAGGAGCCGGTCCGCGACCTCGACGCCGAGCGGGGTCAGCTCGTAGTCGACGCGCGGCGGGTTGGTCGGCTGCGCCTCACGGTGGACGATGCCGTCGCGCTCCAGCGCGTGCAGGGTCTGGGAGAGCATCTTCTCGCTGACGCCCTCCACCCGGCGGCGCAGCTCGTTGAACCGGCACGGGCCCTCGCGCAGGGCGCCCACGGTGAGGCTGCCCCAGCGGCCGGTGACGTGTTCCAGAGTCTCGCGGGACGGGCAGGCACGCGCGAAGACGTCGAAGGGCTGCTCGGACTCGCAGGCGTCGGTACAGGCGGGAGTCTCCATAGAACAAGCGTACTCCCAGGTAGCGCTAACTTGGAGCTTGCGCTTTCGAAAAGTTAGTGATTCTCTTTTCCTCGTCGCACCACGGCCCCGTGCTGCGACGGGAGCCTTCCGAGGGAGAGATCAGCCTTGTCCGGTATCACGCACACCCCCGTCGTCTCGATCGCCTACCACTCCGGCTACGGCCACACCGCCGTCGTCGCCGAGGCGGTCCGCAGCGGCGCCGTGGACGCCGGGGCGACCGTCCACCTGATCAAGGTCGACGAGATCGACGACGCCCAGTGGGAACTGCTCGACGCCTCCGACGCGATCGTCTTCGGCTCCCCGACGTACATGGGCACCGCCTCGGGCGCCTTCCACGTCTTCGCCGAGGCCTCCTCGAAGCGCTGGTTCGGCGACGCCTGGCAGGACAAGGTCGCGGCCGGCTTCACCAATTCCGCCTCCAAGAGCGGCGACAAGCTGCACACGCTGCAGTTCTTCCAGGTGCTGGCCGCGCAGCACGGCATGAACTGGGTCAACCTGGGCCTGAAGCCCGGCTGGAACTCCAGCACGGCCTCCGAGAACGACCTCAACCGCCTGGGCTTCTTCTCCGGCGCCGCCGCCCAGACCAACTCGGACGAGGGCGCGGACGCGGTCCACAAGGCCGACATCGCGACGGCCGAGCACCTGGGCCGCCGTGTCGCCGAGCACGCCCGCGTCGTCGTGGCGGGCCGCGCCGCCCTGGCGGCCGCGGCGGTCTGACCCGCGGGCCGCCGCGCGCGGCGGCGGCCCGCTCGAAGCGGCGGCGGCTCAGGACGGCGGCGTCAGAAGCCGAAGTCCTGCGTCCACCAGGGGCCGCCGGCCGCGAAGTGGGCGCCGACGCCCAGGGTGCGGAACTCGCAGTTGAGTATGTTCGCCTTGTGGCCGGGGCTGTTCATCCAGGCCTTCATCACGGAGGCGGCGTCGCCCTGGCCGCGGGCGATGTTCTCGCCGCCCAGGCCCGAGAGGCCGGCCTTGGCGGCGCGGTCCCAGGGGGTGTTGCCCTCGGGGTCGGCATGGCCGAAGAAGCCGCGGGTGGCCATGTCCTTGCTGAAGGCGCCGGCCAGCGCGGCCAGCGGCGGGTTGGCGCGGACCGGGCCGCAGCCCGCCTGGGCGCGCTCCTGGTTCACCAGGGTGACCACGGCCGCCTCCTGCGCGGAGTGGCCGTCCAGGCTCGGCCGGGTCGCGGACGCGGACGGGGCCGCAGTGGTGGGGGCCGGAGGGGTCGGAGCCGGAGTGGTGGGGGCCGGCTTGACCGGGGCCGGCTGGGCGGGAGTGGGCACGGTGGGAGCCGGAGTGCGGGTCTTCCGCGGGGCCTCGGGGGAGGGGGTGGGAGCGGCCGGCGTCCGCAGAGCGGCGTCCGGCGACGCCTTCGGCGCGGCGGGCGGCGTGGAGGGGGCCGGTGAAGCCGACGGGGACGGCGGGCTCGACGGGGTGGGCGAGGCGGACGGGGTGCGGGAGGCCGGTGCGGTGGGCGAGGCCGGCGCGGTCGCGGGGGCACTGGGCGGCCCGCTCGTCGCGGAGCCGCGGCCTGACAGGCTCGCCAGGCCGCCCTGCCTCTGGAGTACGGAGTCACCGGCGTCGGGCGCGGCCTTGGCCCCGTCGGCCTTGGCGGCGGTGTTCTCCGTGGCGCTGACCCCCACATAGGGGAACGAGCCGCCGACCGGCACCGTGCCGGTGGTGACGGCCGCGGCGCCGAGGGCCACGGCCGCCGAGACCCCGAGCAGGCCGGTGCGCAGGGCGGTGCCGTGCGGGCCGCCGCGGCGCGGCGGGGAGGGGAGCCGGTGACGTCCCATCGGTGTCGTGCCTTCCTGAATGGATCAAGAAATCCCTAACCCACCCAAATGGGTGAGTTCATTGGTGCGCGACTGTACGCCATGGGGCCCTGGGGGCGATGTGACCGGAAAGTGGCGACCCGGTTAGCGTTCACGCATGAACGAAGACGTCCGTCTGACCGCCTGGGTGCGCGGTCGTGTGCAGGGAGTGGGCTTCCGCTGGTTCACCAGGGAGAACGCCTTGGAGATCGGCGGGGTGGTCGGCTTCGCGCTCAACCTCGACGACGGGCGAGTGCAGGTGGTCGCCGAAGGTCAACGTGAGAATTGCCACCGGCTGCTCGACTGGCTGAGGTCCGCCGACACGCCCGGCCGGGTGGACGGAGTGACAGAGATCTGGGGGACACCGCGCGGTGGCTACGAGGGCTTCGGGATGCGATGAGCGATCGACTGATCATGGACTCATCACATCTCTGAGCGTCCGGACCCGGTCGGAACTGGGCATTCGTCGACGAGGCGTTGCCGCGGCGGGCGATCCGTGGAAGGCTCGGAGACGAGGATGATCTCCACGCCCCTCGTGGGGGCCGGGACGCCCGCCGATACGGGGCGTGATCGTGTTGACCGTCAAACTTTTTGGTGAGACGCTGGAAGCCCCGCGCACCTGAGCTGTTTGGCAGTGCTGGCAGTAGTAAGCGCAGTGACTGACAGTCGCTGCCGGACATCCGCGGGTGCGATTCCCTCACGACCCACACCGCTTCGGTCGGTCACTCAGTGTGGAGGACCATCCATCATGGCAAAGGCGCTTCTCGGTTACGTCGGCGGTTCCGACCCGCGACTCCTCGCCGAGATGCGACGGCTTCAGCAGCGCGTCCAGGACCTTGAGTCCGAGCTCGTACGGATTCAGTCCGAAAATGACGCGCTGAACGCGGCCGCCGCTCAGCACGACGGAGACTCGCTGCTGGACAGCATCGACATCGACGTACCCCAGGCGGAGCCTGCGCTCACCTGATCCGCGCTCACTCGTCGCTCGATTCCAGCCCCGCATGATCTGCAAGGGACGCTCCGGCGTCCCTTCTTTCTTTGCACTCCGCACCAGGCACCACAGGGCCGGGTGGGGGCCCTGATGCCTACGACGTCGATCGTGCCCTGCACCTTCATGGGTGAAACCGACCGTGAAAGGTAGAGTCCGGCGGCGTGCACCTCAAGTCCCTGACCCTGCGTGGCTTCAAGTCCTTCGCCTCCGCGACCACCCTGCGCTTCGAGCCCGGCATCACCTGCGTCGTGGGTCCGAACGGCTCGGGCAAGTCCAACGTCGTCGACGCGCTGTCCTGGGTCATGGGCGAACAGGGGGCCAAGTCCCTGCGCGGCGGCAAGATGGAGGACGTCATCTTCGCCGGGACCACCGGACGTCCGCCGCTCGGGCGGGCAGAGGTCTCCCTCACGATCGACAACACCGACGGCGCGCTGCCCATCGACTACGCCGAAGTCACCATCACCCGGATCATGTTCCGCGGCGGCAGCAGCGAGTACCAGATCAACGGCGACACCTGCCGGCTGCTCGACATCCAGGAACTGCTCTCCGACTCCGGCATCGGCCGCGAGATGCACGTCATCGTCGGGCAGGGCCAGCTGGACTCCGTCCTGCACGCCGACCCCATGGGCCGCCGCGCCTTCATCGAGGAGGCGGCCGGCGTCCTGAAGCACCGCAAGCGCAAGGAGAAGGCGCTGCGGAAGCTCGACGCGATGCAGGCCAACCTCGCCCGCGTGCAGGACCTCGGCGACGAACTGCGCCGGCAGCTCAAGCCCCTCGGCCGGCAGGCCGCGGTCGCCCGGCGGGCGGCCGTGATCCAGGCCGACCTGCGCGACGCGCGGCTGCGCCTGCTCGCCGACGACCTGGTCGCCCTGCGCCGCGCCCTGGACGCGGAGATCGCCGACGAGGCCGCGCTGAAGGAACGCAAGGAGGCCGCCGAGGCCCAGCTCGCCGGCGCGCTGCGGCGCGAGGCCGAGCTGGAGGAGGCCGTACGGGAACTCACGCCGCGGCTCCAGCGGGCGCAGCAGACCTGGTACGAGCTGTCGCAGCTCGCCGAGCGGGTACGGGGCACCGCGTCCCTGGCGGAGGCGAGGGTCAAGAGCGCGACCGCCCCCGTCGAGGAGGAGCGCAGGGGCCGCGACCCCGAGGACATGGAGCGCGAGGCCGAGCGGATCCGCGAGCAGGAGGCGGAGCTGACGGCGGCCCTGGAGGCGGCGACCCGGGCCTTGGAGGACACCACCGGACACCGCGCGGAGCTGGAGCGGGAACTGGCCGAGGAGGAACGGCGGCTCCGGGACGCCGCGCGGGCCATCGCCGACCGGCGTGAGGGTCTGGCCCGGCTGACGGGACGGCTCGGCGCGGCCCGCTCCCGTGCCGGTGCGGCCCAGGCGGAGATCGACCGGCTCGCCCTGGCGCGGGACGAGGCGCGGACCCGGGCCGAGGCGGCGCAGGCCGAGTACGAGGCCCTGGCCGAGGAGGTCGGCGGGCTCGACGACGACTCGGCGGAGGCGGACCACGAAGCCGCGCGGGCGGAGCTGAGGGAGGCCGAGGCGGGCCTCGGCGCCGCGCGGGAGGCACTGGCGGCGGCCGAGCGCGCGCGGGCCGCGGTGTCCGCCCGCCGTGACGCGCTGGCGCTGGGGCTGCGCCGCAAGGACGGTACGGGGGCGCTGCTCGCGGCCCGCGAACGGCTGGCCGGCGTGCTCGGACCGGCGGCGGAGCGCCTGTCGGTGACCCCCGGCTACGAAGCCGCCGTGGCCGCCGCACTGGGCTCGGCGGCGGACGCGCTGGCGGTGGCCTCTCCGTCGGCGGCGGCCGGGGCCATCCGCCACCTGCGCGCAGCGGACGCCGGCCGGGCCACCCTCCTGATCACCCCGCCGACCGCCCTCCCGGACGGGGCTGCCGATTCCCTCCCGGGTGGGGGTGCCGGGTCCCTTCCGGGTGGGGGCGCCGGGTCTCTTTCAGGTGGGGGTGCCGGCCTCTCCGGCGGGGGTGCCGGGTCCCTTCCGGGTGGGGCTGCGGGCTTCTCTGGTGGGGGTGCCGGGTCTCTTTCAGGTGGGGGTGCTGGCCTCTCCGGCGGGGGTGCGGGTATGTCGGCGCCCTTGCCGGGCCAGGGTTCCGGACCTGCTCCGGCCGTGCCGAGCCGCAGTGCGGCGCCCGCAACGGGCGCCGCTGCCGAGGGGCGCGCCGCGGACGCGGGTGGTCCGGCGGGGCTGCCGGGGCAGGGGATCGGGGTCGGGGCCACTGCGGCGGACGACGCCCAGCCGGGCTCGGGCGCGAGCTCCACGGCCGCGGCGGCGCCGGAGGCGGTCCCGCCCGCCCGCACCGCGCAGACGGCCGAGGCCCTCGCGGGCCGGCTCCTGCCAGGGCCGGCCGGGAGCGCGGACGCGGCGGCCGCCGCCCCGGCAGGACAGGGTGAGGCCCGACCGGACTCCGGACCCGACGGGCCCGTACCCGTCACGGCGCTGGTGGCCGGGGACGGCGAGGTGCTGCGGGCCCTGGCGTGGGTGCTGCGCGACCACGTCGTCGTCGGGACGCTCGACGAGGCCGAGGCGCTCGTCGCACGGTGCCCGGAGGCGGTGGCCGTGACCGTCGAGGGCGACGTCCTCGGAGCGCACCTCGCGCACGGCGGATCCGCCTCGGCGCCCAGCCTGATCGAGGTGCAGGCCGCCGTGGACGAGGCGGCGGCGGAGCTGGCCCGGCTGGGCGTGCGGTGCGGGGAACTCGCCGAGGCGCAGGCGGCCGCGCAGGCCCGGCGGCAGGACGCGGCGGCGCTGGTGGACGAGCTCGCCGAGCGGCGGCGCGTCGAGGAGCAGGCCCGCGCCGGGGTCGCCCAGCAGCTCGGCCGGCTGGCCGGCCAGGCGAAGGGGGCCGCCGGTGAGGCCGAGCGCGCCGCCGCCGCCGCGGCCAAGGCCCAGGACGCCCTGGAGCAGGCCCTGGCCGAGGTCGAGGAGTGCGCGGAGCGGCTGGCCGTCGCCGAGGAGATGCCGGTGGAGGAGGAGCCCGACAGCTCCCGCCGTGACCGGCTCGCGGCCGACGGGGCCAACGCCCGCCAGACCGAGATGGAGGCCCGGCTCCAGCTGCGTACCCACGAGGAGCGGGTCAAGGGGCTGGCCGGGCGGGCGGATTCCCTCGACCGGGCCGCTCGGGCGGAGCGCGAGGCCCGGGCACGCGCCGAGCGCCGCCGGACGCGCCGGCGCCACGAGGCGGACGTGGCCCGTGCGGTGGCCGACGGCTCTCGCCAGCTCCTCGCGCACGTGGAGGTCTCCCTCCTGCGGGCCGACGAGGAGCGCGTCCTGGCCGAGCGGGCCAAGGGCCTGCGTGAGCGGGAGCTCGCCGACGCGCGCAACAGCGCCCGCGACCTGAAGGGGGAGCTCGACAAGCTCACCGACTCCGTCCACCGCGGCGAGGTGCTCGGCGCCGAACAGCGGCTGCGCATCGAGGCCCTGGAAGCCAAGGCGCTGGAGGAGTTCGGCATGGAGCCCCGCGCGCTCGTCGCCGAGTACGGCCCGGACCAGCCGGTGCCGCCGTCACCGCCGGCCGACGGCGAGGAGCTGCCGCAGGACCCCGAGCACCCGCGCAACCGGCCCGGCCCCTTCGTCCGTGCGCAGCAGGAGAAGCGCTTCAAGGCGGCCGAACGGGCCTACCAGCAGCTCGGCAAGGTCAACCCGCTCGCCCTGGAGGAGTTCGCGGCCCTCGAAGAGCGCCACAAGTTCCTCAGCGAGCAGCTGGAGGACCTTCGCAAGACCCGAGCCGACCTCCTTCAAGTGGTGAAGGAGGTCGACGAGCGCGTCGAGCAGGTGTTCACCGAGGCGTACCGGGACACGGCCCGGGAGTTCGAGGGCGTCTTCTCACGGCTGTTCCCCGGTGGAGAGGGCCGCCTGGTCCTGACCGACCCGGACAACATGCTCACCACCGGCGTCGACGTCGAGGCGCGCCCGCCGGGCAAGAAGGTCAAGCGGCTGTCGCTGCTGTCCGGCGGCGAGCGCTCGCTGACCGCCGTGGCCATGCTCGTGTCCATCTTCAAGGCCCGCCCCAGTCCGTTCTACGTGATGGACGAGGTCGAGGCCGCGCTCGACGACACCAACCTGCAGCGGCTGATCCGGATCATGGAGGAGCTCCAGGAGAGCTCGCAGCTGATCGTGATCACGCACCAGAAGCGCACCATGGAGGTCGCGGACGCCCTCTATGGCGTTTCCATGCAGGGCGACGGGGTATCGAAGGTCATCAGCCAACGTCTCCGCTGAGCCGTATAAATTCAAGAAGTGAATTCAAGGGTGCCAGTCTCTGCGGTATGCGAACTTAGCCCCAGGCCTTGACTTCAGAAACTGAACGCATAGGCGCGCTCCGCTGTCCCCCGGCTTCGAGTGGTGCCCGATCTTGAACTGTGCGCCACTGTGAAGACGGACGAAACCCCACGGAGCACACCTTGACCAGCAGCACATCGCGGGCCTCGGCGCCCGGCGGCGGAGCCTCGCCCCAGCCCGACCACCTCGGCCACGTCATCTTCATCACGGCGGCCGCTGCCATGGGCGGCTTCCTCTTCGGGTACGACAGCTCCGTCATCAACGGCGCCGTCGTCGCGATCCGCGAGCGGTTCGACGTCGGCTCGGAGGCGCTCGCCCAGGTGATCGCCGCGGCGCTGATCGGCTGCGCCATCGGCGCCGCGACCGCGGGCCGGCTCGCCGACCGGATCGGCCGAATCCGCTGCATGCAGATCGCGGCCGTCCTCTTCACCGCCAGCGCCATCGGTTCGGCCCTGCCCTTCGCCCTCTGGGACCTCGCCATGTGGCGCGTGATCGGCGGCTTCGGCATCGGCATGGCCTCCGTCATCGGCCCCGCCTACATCGCGGAGGTCTCCCCGCCCGCCTACCGCGGCCGGCTCGCCTCCTTCCAGCAGGCCGCCATCGTCATCGGCATCGCCGTGTCCCAGCTCGTCAACTGGGGCATCCTCAACCTCGCCGACGGCGACCAGCGCGGCGAGATCGGCGGCCTGGAGGCCTGGCAGTGGATGCTGGGCGTCATGGTGGTGCCGGCCGTGCTCTACGGGCTGCTGTCCTTCGTCATCCCGGAGTCCCCGCGCTTCCTGGTCTCCGTCGGCCGAACCGACCAGGCCAAGAAGGTGCTGGCCGAGGTCGAGGGCTCCAAGGTCGACCTGGACGGGCGGATCCGCGAGATCCAGCACGCGATGCACTCCGAGACCAAGTCCACCTTCAGGGACCTGCTCGGCGGCCGCTTCGGCTTCCTGCCCATCGTCTGGATCGGCATCGGCCTCTCGCTCTTCCAGCAGCTCGTCGGCATCAACGTGATCTTCTACTACAGCTCCTCGCTGTGGCAGTCCGTCGGCATCGACCCGACCAGCTCCTTCCTGTACTCCTTCACCACGTCGATCATCAACATCGTCGGCACGGTGATCGCGATGATCTTCGTCGACCGGATCGGCCGCAAGCCCCTCGCCCTCATCGGCTCCACGGGGATGGCCATCTCCCTCGGCCTGTGTGCCTGGGCGTTCTCCTTCACGACCGGTACCGGCGAGGACATCACCCTGCCCGACGCCCAGGCCACGGTCGCCCTGGTCGCCGCGCACTCCTTCGTGCTCTTCTTCGCCCTGTCCTGGGGCGTGGTGGTCTGGGTGCTGCTCGGCGAGATGTTCCCCAACCGCATCCGGGCCGCGGCGCTCGGCGTCGCCGCCTCGGCCCAGTGGATCGCCAACTGGGTCATCACCGTCTCGTTCCCGTCCCTGTCGGACTGGAGCCTGTCCGGTGCCTATGTGATCTACACCGTCTTCGCACTGCTCTCGATCCCGTTCGTCCTCAAGTGGGTACCGGAGACCAAGGGCAAGGCGCTGGAGGAGATGGGGTAACCATCCCCCGCCACCACCCCCTCTCCTCGGTACTGCCCCGGCTCAGCCCTTGAGCCGGGGCAGTACCCGTTCGCACAGCAGGTGCAGGCTGCGCCAGCCCTCGTCCAGCGGCATCCCGCCGCACAGCGGGTGCAGCACCAGGTTCCCGGCCGCGCCCGCGCCCCGGCCGTAGGCCACCGCCTCGTCCGGGGTCAGGACCCGGTAGACGCCCTCCGCGCGCAGCTCCGCCACCGAGCGCGCGGCCGACCGGACCGCGCTGCGGATGTCCTTGGACTGCCAGGACGCGTACATCGCCGCCTCGTGGAGGAAGCACTCCCCGTACTGCGCCCAGACCCGGTCGGGGTCCTCCGCGACGTGCAGCAGCGGGGTCTCGGCCGCGGGCATCATGCAGAAGCCCTCCGTGCCGTACTCCGCCAGCCGCGCCGTGTAGTACGCCTCCAGCTCCGGCAGGTGCGCGCTGGGGAAGAAGGGCAGCCCGAGCCGGGCGGCGCGGCGCGCGGCCGCCCGGGAGCTGCCGCCGACCAGCAGCAGCGGGTGCGGGCGGGTGAAGGGCGCGGGCGTGACCCGGACCGTGCGGCCGCGGTACTCGAAGGGCTCGCCGGTCCAGGCCTTCAGCAGGGTCTCCAGCAGCTCGTCCTGGAGCCGGCCGCGCCGGCCCCACTCCACGCCGTGCTGCTCGTACTCCTCGGGCCGGTAGCC
This DNA window, taken from Streptomyces sp. TN58, encodes the following:
- a CDS encoding sugar porter family MFS transporter; this encodes MTSSTSRASAPGGGASPQPDHLGHVIFITAAAAMGGFLFGYDSSVINGAVVAIRERFDVGSEALAQVIAAALIGCAIGAATAGRLADRIGRIRCMQIAAVLFTASAIGSALPFALWDLAMWRVIGGFGIGMASVIGPAYIAEVSPPAYRGRLASFQQAAIVIGIAVSQLVNWGILNLADGDQRGEIGGLEAWQWMLGVMVVPAVLYGLLSFVIPESPRFLVSVGRTDQAKKVLAEVEGSKVDLDGRIREIQHAMHSETKSTFRDLLGGRFGFLPIVWIGIGLSLFQQLVGINVIFYYSSSLWQSVGIDPTSSFLYSFTTSIINIVGTVIAMIFVDRIGRKPLALIGSTGMAISLGLCAWAFSFTTGTGEDITLPDAQATVALVAAHSFVLFFALSWGVVVWVLLGEMFPNRIRAAALGVAASAQWIANWVITVSFPSLSDWSLSGAYVIYTVFALLSIPFVLKWVPETKGKALEEMG
- a CDS encoding winged helix-turn-helix transcriptional regulator: METPACTDACESEQPFDVFARACPSRETLEHVTGRWGSLTVGALREGPCRFNELRRRVEGVSEKMLSQTLHALERDGIVHREAQPTNPPRVDYELTPLGVEVADRLLALIQYLEGNMPAVLTAREAYDGTRGGR
- a CDS encoding acylphosphatase, translating into MNEDVRLTAWVRGRVQGVGFRWFTRENALEIGGVVGFALNLDDGRVQVVAEGQRENCHRLLDWLRSADTPGRVDGVTEIWGTPRGGYEGFGMR
- a CDS encoding flavodoxin family protein, whose translation is MSGITHTPVVSIAYHSGYGHTAVVAEAVRSGAVDAGATVHLIKVDEIDDAQWELLDASDAIVFGSPTYMGTASGAFHVFAEASSKRWFGDAWQDKVAAGFTNSASKSGDKLHTLQFFQVLAAQHGMNWVNLGLKPGWNSSTASENDLNRLGFFSGAAAQTNSDEGADAVHKADIATAEHLGRRVAEHARVVVAGRAALAAAAV
- a CDS encoding CAP domain-containing protein, with amino-acid sequence MGRHRLPSPPRRGGPHGTALRTGLLGVSAAVALGAAAVTTGTVPVGGSFPYVGVSATENTAAKADGAKAAPDAGDSVLQRQGGLASLSGRGSATSGPPSAPATAPASPTAPASRTPSASPTPSSPPSPSASPAPSTPPAAPKASPDAALRTPAAPTPSPEAPRKTRTPAPTVPTPAQPAPVKPAPTTPAPTPPAPTTAAPSASATRPSLDGHSAQEAAVVTLVNQERAQAGCGPVRANPPLAALAGAFSKDMATRGFFGHADPEGNTPWDRAAKAGLSGLGGENIARGQGDAASVMKAWMNSPGHKANILNCEFRTLGVGAHFAAGGPWWTQDFGF
- a CDS encoding LLM class flavin-dependent oxidoreductase, producing MPVTVARFNLVEPGGTPESLSARYKAALEMARYADDRGIDTVQTEEHHGTDNNWLPSPFTFAGAVLGATRRIAVTVSAVIGPLYDPLRAAEDIAVLDLLSGGRLVTVAGIGYRPEEYEQHGVEWGRRGRLQDELLETLLKAWTGEPFEYRGRTVRVTPAPFTRPHPLLLVGGSSRAAARRAARLGLPFFPSAHLPELEAYYTARLAEYGTEGFCMMPAAETPLLHVAEDPDRVWAQYGECFLHEAAMYASWQSKDIRSAVRSAARSVAELRAEGVYRVLTPDEAVAYGRGAGAAGNLVLHPLCGGMPLDEGWRSLHLLCERVLPRLKG
- a CDS encoding AAA family ATPase; the protein is MHLKSLTLRGFKSFASATTLRFEPGITCVVGPNGSGKSNVVDALSWVMGEQGAKSLRGGKMEDVIFAGTTGRPPLGRAEVSLTIDNTDGALPIDYAEVTITRIMFRGGSSEYQINGDTCRLLDIQELLSDSGIGREMHVIVGQGQLDSVLHADPMGRRAFIEEAAGVLKHRKRKEKALRKLDAMQANLARVQDLGDELRRQLKPLGRQAAVARRAAVIQADLRDARLRLLADDLVALRRALDAEIADEAALKERKEAAEAQLAGALRREAELEEAVRELTPRLQRAQQTWYELSQLAERVRGTASLAEARVKSATAPVEEERRGRDPEDMEREAERIREQEAELTAALEAATRALEDTTGHRAELERELAEEERRLRDAARAIADRREGLARLTGRLGAARSRAGAAQAEIDRLALARDEARTRAEAAQAEYEALAEEVGGLDDDSAEADHEAARAELREAEAGLGAAREALAAAERARAAVSARRDALALGLRRKDGTGALLAARERLAGVLGPAAERLSVTPGYEAAVAAALGSAADALAVASPSAAAGAIRHLRAADAGRATLLITPPTALPDGAADSLPGGGAGSLPGGGAGSLSGGGAGLSGGGAGSLPGGAAGFSGGGAGSLSGGGAGLSGGGAGMSAPLPGQGSGPAPAVPSRSAAPATGAAAEGRAADAGGPAGLPGQGIGVGATAADDAQPGSGASSTAAAAPEAVPPARTAQTAEALAGRLLPGPAGSADAAAAAPAGQGEARPDSGPDGPVPVTALVAGDGEVLRALAWVLRDHVVVGTLDEAEALVARCPEAVAVTVEGDVLGAHLAHGGSASAPSLIEVQAAVDEAAAELARLGVRCGELAEAQAAAQARRQDAAALVDELAERRRVEEQARAGVAQQLGRLAGQAKGAAGEAERAAAAAAKAQDALEQALAEVEECAERLAVAEEMPVEEEPDSSRRDRLAADGANARQTEMEARLQLRTHEERVKGLAGRADSLDRAARAEREARARAERRRTRRRHEADVARAVADGSRQLLAHVEVSLLRADEERVLAERAKGLRERELADARNSARDLKGELDKLTDSVHRGEVLGAEQRLRIEALEAKALEEFGMEPRALVAEYGPDQPVPPSPPADGEELPQDPEHPRNRPGPFVRAQQEKRFKAAERAYQQLGKVNPLALEEFAALEERHKFLSEQLEDLRKTRADLLQVVKEVDERVEQVFTEAYRDTAREFEGVFSRLFPGGEGRLVLTDPDNMLTTGVDVEARPPGKKVKRLSLLSGGERSLTAVAMLVSIFKARPSPFYVMDEVEAALDDTNLQRLIRIMEELQESSQLIVITHQKRTMEVADALYGVSMQGDGVSKVISQRLR
- the mutM gene encoding bifunctional DNA-formamidopyrimidine glycosylase/DNA-(apurinic or apyrimidinic site) lyase gives rise to the protein MPELPEVEVVRRGLERWVAGRTVEAVEVLHPRAVRRHPGGGADFAARLRGETLGVPQRRGKYLWLPLAGRDLSVLGHLGMSGQLLVQPEGAPDEKHLRIRVRFGDDTGTELRFVDQRTFGGLSLHETVPDSAEALPDVIAHIARDPLDPLFDEAAYHLALRAKRTTVKRALLDQSLISGVGNIYADEALWRAKLHYERPTGNLTRPRSAELLGHVRDVMNAALAVGGTSFDSLYVNVNGESGYFDRSLDAYGREDEPCRRCGTPMRRRPWMNRSSYFCPRCQRPPRVPS